Proteins from one Triticum aestivum cultivar Chinese Spring chromosome 7A, IWGSC CS RefSeq v2.1, whole genome shotgun sequence genomic window:
- the LOC123148325 gene encoding protein STRUBBELIG-RECEPTOR FAMILY 8: MAALAAAAAFAGLLLALVPVVGADTDAAGVAALGDLYTSWNSPAQLVGWSAAGGGDPCGAAWMGVSCSGSAITSINLSGMGLNGTLGYLLSSLVALTTMDLSNNSLHDVIPYQLPPNLIHLNLARNNFSGNIPYSISNILSLGYLNVSHNSLFQEIGELFGGLNSLSVLDLSFNNLSGNLPVSFVSLSNLSSLYMQNNQLSGTVSVLSNLSLTTLNIANNNFSGLIPGELSSIPDLSAGGNSFINMPASPPRIIMPPSQSPVAQPDRPQVPTTFPNGPEDDIPIEEGDKKQGRQTGLLVGLAVGSVAAASCILFALVFCLHSVHKRKDGGTSEPKDFVGALAVNIDRDSNTNIHQDSPVAASVLPRPIGTPERAYGVNSSPAKKIKVPGAATSYTVASLQVATNSFCQDTLLGEGSLGRVYRADFPNGKVLAVKKIDSASLSLYEEDHFLEVVSNISRLRHPNIVSLTGYCADHGQRLLVYEHIGNGTLHERLHFSDEANKSLSWNTRVRIALGTARALEYLHEVCLPSVVHRNLKSSNILLDEECSPHLSDSGLAAFSPNPEREVSTEVLGSLGYSAPEFAMSGTHTVKSDVYSFGVVMLELLTGRKPLDRSRERSEQSLVGWATPQLHDIDALAKMVDPAMEGMYPAKSLSRFADIIALSVQPEPEFRPPISEVVQQLVRLMQRASMLRRQSGDDLGSSYRAPEHEGGAWDAV, translated from the exons ATGGCggcgctggccgccgccgccgcttttgccggcctcctcctcgcccttGTTCCCGTGGTCGGGGCCGATACCGACGCCGCCGGCG TTGCGGCTCTTGGGGACCTCTACACCTCCTGGAACAGCCCGGCTCAGCTCGTCGGCTggtcggcggccggcggcggcgaccccTGCGGCGCAGCCTGGATGGGCGTCTCCTGCTCGGGCTCCGCCATCACCTCAAT CAACCTTTCTGGTATGGGATTGAATGGCACTCTTGGCTACCTACTGTCCAGTCTAGTGGCACTGACAACGAT GGACTTGAGTAACAACAGCTTGCATGATGTAATTCCGTATCAGCTGCCACCAAATCTTATCCATCT GAATTTGGCGAGAAATAATTTTTCTGGCAACATCCCATACTCTATATCCAACATCTTATCACTTGGCTACCT CAATGTCAGTCACAACTCTCTGTTCCAGGAAATCGGCGAACTATTTGGGGGCCTCAATTCGCTTTCTGTATT GGATTTATCTTTCAACAACTTGTCAGGGAATCTTCCAGTTTCTTTTGTCTCTTTGTCAAATCTTTCTAGCCT CTATATGCAAAATAATCAACTATCGGGCACAGTCAGTGTCCTCAGCAACCTAAGCCTTACTACACT AAATATAGCAAACAACAACTTCAGTGGCTTGATACCCGGGGAACTCAGCTCGATTCCAGACTTGAG CGCTGGAGGGAACTCATTTATCAATATGCCTGCATCTCCACCACGGATTATCATGCCACCGTCTCAGAGTCCGGTTGCTCAGCCAGATCGTCCTCAAGTACCGACAACTTTTCCAAATGGCCCTGAGGATGATATCCCTATCGAAGAAGGTGACAAGAAGCAAGGCCGGCAAACAGGTCTGCTTGTAGGGTTGGCTGTTGGGTCAGTGGCTGCTGCTTCATGTATACTTTTCGcgctggtgttctgccttcacagTGTCCATAAAAGAAAGGATGGTGGTACCAGTGAACCGAAAGACTTTGTAGGTGCTCTTGCAGTAAACATAGACAGAG ATTCTAACACCAACATCCATCAAGACTCTCCTGTCGCAGCTTCAGTGCTCCCGCGGCCTATTGGCACTCCTGAGAGGGCGTATGGTGTAAATAGTTCTCCAGCAAAGAAGATAAAAGTTCCCGGTGCGGCAACTTCTTATACTGTTGCTTCGCTCCAAGTTGCTACAAACAGCTTCTGTCAAGATACCCTACTCGGTGAGGGTTCACTTGGTCGTGTTTACAGAGCTGATTTCCCCAATGGAAAG GTgcttgcggtgaagaagatagACAGTGCTTCCCTTTCCTTGTATGAAGAGGATCATTTTCTTGAGGTTGTATCAAACATTTCTCGGCTTAGGCATCCGAACATCGTGTCGCTTACGGGCTATTGCGCTGATCATGGCCAAAGGCTTCTTGTATATGAGCACATCGGAAATGGAACACTACATGAAAGGTTGCACTTCTCTGATGAGGCGAACAAGAGCCTTTCTTGGAACACCCGTGTGAGGATAGCGCTAGGCACCGCTCGAGCTTTGGA GTACCTGCATGAGGTGTGCTTGCCCTCTGTTGTACATAGAAACCTCAAGTCATCAAATATCCTGCTTGATGAAGAGTGCAGCCCACATCTGTCTGACTCTGGGCTTGCCGCCTTCTCACCAAATCCTGAGAGAGAG GTTTCAACCGAGGTGCTTGGCTCACTTGGATACAGTGCCCCAGAATTTGCCATGTCAGGAACACATACCGTAAAGAGTGACGTGTACAGTTTTGGAGTAGTGATGTTAGAGCTACTTACGGGCCGTAAGCCGCTAGACAG ATCCAGGGAGAGGTCAGAGCAGTCCCTTGTCGGGTGGGCAACCCCGCAGCTTCACGACATCGATGCGCTTGCCAAGATGGTTGACCCAGCAATGGAAGGGATGTACCCTGCAAAATCTCTGTCCCGTTTCGCCGACATAATCGCGTTGTCTGTCCAG CCGGAACCGGAGTTCCGTCCACCGATCTCCGAGGTCGTCCAGCAACTTGTGCGTCTGATGCAGAGGGCTAGCATGTTAAGGCGGCAATCGGGAGACGACCTAGGGTCTTCGTACCGTGCCCCGGAGCACGAAGGAGGCGCGTGGGACGCAGTCTGA